From a single Bremerella cremea genomic region:
- a CDS encoding P-II family nitrogen regulator translates to MKKVEAIIRHFKLDDVKNALSEQGVFGMTVIEVAGYGRQKGHTETYRGTEYAVDFVPKKKIEVVCSDENLQKVIDTILRTAQTGQIGDGKIFVTNLEDSIRIRTGETGEDAI, encoded by the coding sequence ATGAAAAAGGTCGAGGCGATCATTCGCCATTTTAAATTGGATGACGTCAAGAACGCGCTGAGCGAACAAGGAGTGTTCGGAATGACCGTGATTGAGGTCGCTGGCTACGGTCGTCAGAAAGGGCACACGGAAACTTACCGGGGCACGGAATACGCCGTTGACTTTGTTCCCAAGAAGAAGATCGAGGTCGTTTGCAGCGACGAGAACCTGCAAAAAGTGATCGACACGATCCTGCGAACGGCACAGACCGGGCAGATTGGTGACGGCAAGATCTTTGTGACGAACTTGGAAGACAGTATTCGGATTCGCACCGGCGAGACTGGCGAAGACGCGATTTGA
- a CDS encoding ammonium transporter has product MRTFILRRLSVCAVVGFMVGLLATATMAQSSNEEPAPVAPAAPAEDGLPNLTAGETQIESESPPQLDTGDNAWMLTSSALVLFMTAPGLAMFYSGLVRKKNVLGVMMQCLFLMGLMTVVWALWGYSLSFGGDNPYFGNDEFLFMNNVQASFNPETNAVEFPMADTIPMYTHMLFQGMFFIITPALICGAFAERMKFSAMAVFSVLWGTLVYCPLCHWVWDGGILAHGQSTSLAGGALDFAGGTVVHISSGISALICAIFVGRRLGYGHDDMRPHNLTYTTLGAAMLWVGWFGFNAGSALKADGIAANAFAVTHFSAAAGAVAWALMEWLLRGKPSVLGCASGAVAGLVCITPAAGFVLPMPALAMGAAAGMLCYYTCAVMKQKMGYDDSLDAFGVHGVGGTLGAVLTGVFATRNVMGGEPIGLYEGGGATLLIGQVVAVLVTVGFSVVATLILLKLIDVFIGLRVTQESEIRGLDISEHGEEGYIFS; this is encoded by the coding sequence ATGCGCACGTTTATTCTCCGCAGGCTATCGGTCTGCGCGGTGGTCGGATTCATGGTTGGCCTTTTGGCTACAGCAACCATGGCTCAATCTTCGAATGAGGAGCCGGCACCGGTAGCCCCTGCCGCACCTGCTGAAGATGGATTGCCCAATCTGACTGCTGGCGAAACGCAAATCGAATCGGAATCGCCCCCCCAACTTGATACCGGGGATAACGCCTGGATGCTGACCTCGAGCGCTCTGGTCCTCTTTATGACCGCCCCAGGCTTGGCAATGTTTTACAGCGGGCTCGTCCGCAAAAAGAACGTGCTGGGCGTGATGATGCAGTGCTTGTTCCTGATGGGCTTAATGACCGTGGTTTGGGCGTTGTGGGGATACTCACTTTCGTTTGGCGGCGATAATCCTTACTTCGGCAACGACGAATTCTTGTTCATGAACAACGTTCAGGCAAGCTTTAATCCCGAAACCAACGCGGTGGAGTTTCCTATGGCGGATACGATCCCCATGTACACCCACATGTTGTTTCAAGGGATGTTCTTCATTATTACTCCGGCCTTGATTTGCGGTGCGTTTGCCGAACGGATGAAGTTCTCGGCGATGGCCGTTTTCTCGGTCTTGTGGGGCACGCTGGTTTATTGCCCCCTGTGTCACTGGGTATGGGATGGTGGCATCTTGGCTCACGGCCAATCTACTTCACTGGCAGGCGGAGCTTTGGATTTTGCTGGCGGGACGGTCGTGCATATCAGTTCAGGGATTTCCGCTTTAATCTGCGCGATTTTCGTCGGTCGTCGTTTGGGGTATGGCCACGATGACATGCGTCCCCACAACCTGACGTATACTACCTTAGGGGCCGCGATGCTGTGGGTGGGGTGGTTTGGTTTTAATGCCGGAAGTGCCCTGAAAGCGGATGGAATCGCCGCGAATGCCTTTGCCGTAACGCACTTCTCGGCGGCAGCCGGGGCGGTGGCTTGGGCTCTTATGGAGTGGCTACTTCGTGGCAAGCCTAGCGTTCTGGGATGTGCCTCCGGCGCGGTGGCTGGGCTGGTGTGTATTACGCCAGCGGCTGGCTTCGTGTTGCCGATGCCTGCCCTGGCAATGGGGGCAGCAGCGGGCATGTTGTGTTATTACACGTGTGCGGTGATGAAGCAAAAGATGGGCTACGACGATTCGCTGGACGCGTTCGGCGTGCATGGTGTCGGTGGTACGCTGGGTGCCGTGTTGACGGGCGTTTTCGCGACTCGCAATGTCATGGGGGGCGAACCGATCGGCCTGTATGAAGGTGGTGGCGCGACGCTGTTGATCGGCCAGGTCGTGGCCGTGCTGGTGACGGTTGGCTTTTCGGTGGTTGCCACTTTGATCTTGCTCAAGCTGATCGATGTGTTTATCGGACTGCGAGTTACCCAAGAAAGCGAAATTCGTGGTCTTGATATCTCCGAGCATGGGGAAGAAGGTTACATTTTCAGCTAA